The following are encoded in a window of Nitrospira sp. genomic DNA:
- a CDS encoding class I SAM-dependent methyltransferase yields the protein MQYNPDNSGKFKIVMNTYRVFGFWETLKEIILYLLSQKPHDDFDKKYGVMTSGVTESSEAGIADETARSLAVGYVPTRELVIRNILTNTTKGLDLDQYSFIDLGCGKGRTLLVAAQMPFKEVIGVELSPVHCEVAETNINRYLSDVRNPVLCRNVRVSCVNAADFVFPNTNLLIYMYRPFLGPVFKHVAENLRRFQAASGHRVLIAYSCPVEELMLEEYAGFIKRTEYQVISMDYSWSFWECQVEETPVLALSEQ from the coding sequence ATGCAGTACAACCCTGATAACAGCGGAAAATTCAAGATCGTGATGAATACCTATCGCGTCTTTGGTTTCTGGGAGACGCTCAAAGAAATCATCCTCTATCTCTTGAGCCAAAAGCCACATGACGATTTCGACAAGAAATACGGGGTGATGACATCCGGTGTCACGGAATCCTCCGAAGCAGGCATCGCCGATGAGACGGCCAGGAGCTTGGCAGTCGGTTATGTTCCAACCAGGGAACTCGTCATCCGGAATATTCTGACGAATACGACCAAGGGCCTGGATCTGGATCAATATTCATTCATCGATTTAGGCTGTGGGAAGGGACGAACCTTGCTCGTGGCGGCGCAAATGCCGTTTAAGGAAGTGATCGGTGTGGAACTGTCTCCGGTGCATTGCGAGGTGGCGGAAACCAATATCAACCGATACTTGTCGGACGTAAGAAATCCGGTCCTCTGTAGAAATGTCCGGGTGAGCTGCGTCAATGCTGCGGATTTTGTGTTTCCGAACACGAATCTTCTCATTTACATGTACCGGCCATTTCTCGGGCCAGTATTCAAGCACGTCGCCGAGAATCTGCGTCGCTTTCAAGCAGCCAGCGGACATCGTGTCCTCATTGCCTATTCGTGCCCAGTAGAGGAATTGATGCTCGAGGAATACGCGGGGTTCATCAAACGAACCGAGTATCAAGTGATCTCCATGGACTATTCTTGGAGCTTCTGGGAGTGTCAGGTGGAAGAAACCCCTGTACTTGCTCTAAGTGAGCAGTAG
- a CDS encoding amino acid adenylation domain-containing protein: MQSSIDIQGFRLSPQQKRLWTLQQTFGPACAQGTLVIQGLLDVVRLERAVNAVVAKHEALRTLFCKEPGVKVPLQVIVEESKPAWEVIELEKSNAAARRDEVLEDHRRRTIDWEQGPLVRCTLCRLSDDEHWLLISLPAMCADARTLRNLADESATRYRAITQHVPDEESVQYAQFAEWQNELLAEEDTAKGQQFWQEVLADPASISLPFEKMGEGPGGWTTNTVVWNLNPEVVASLLLLSNQRELSLEALILTAWQTVLSRIGGRRTYLMALFNDGRKYEELESGMGLFANWVPLRGRIDPNESFQNLAAEVASEQALVREWQEYFTWENRFEATGLATAELVGFEFETVEPIAQTADVVFSFEPAAVRFEPLKLILSCMRRNQSIQFQLQADPRLVHETALSILSEALNAVLTGAAAHPETEVGLLPMLSESQRCRLLQAGHGPVQPLSAPQSLVTLFQRQAEVRSQAIAVVCGDRRLTYAELNVKANQIAQGLNRLGVGRGALVGLCVERSVEMVAGLLGVLKAGAAYVPLDPENSSARLTFEISQAGIAVILTQEKWRSQLPATGTPALCLDIDNWTFAEEPSDNPNRPAHPMELAYVIYTSGSTGVPKGVAVTHLGVLNYTDFICRATQAETDLHFATVSTLGADLGNTVVFASLASGGCLHVIKYDTATDGRKFGDYCAKHPIDVLKIVPTHFQTLLATSEGADVLPRRLLVLGGDVLSHALADQVTAFGCCRLLNHYGPTETTIGCLTFPVEAHHEHAGLCATVPIGRPIDNTEAYILDERLDPVPVGVPGELYLGGAGLSRGYLGRPDLTAQRFVPHPLASEPGNRLYKTGDLARLLPDGTVEFLGRTDFQIKLRGYRIELGEIEARLTEHLGIEQAVVTARENSAGEKYLVAYIVSRDTAGEPAGWREFLKERLPDYMIPTALVCLPALPLNQNGKIDRALLPDPEAYLASSRRYVAPRNPKEEMLAGIWATILKRDRIGIHDNFFDLGGHSLLATQVMARVRSVFRVELPLRTLFEATTVAQLAEAIELARRLDGNMEVPAISRAERDGPVPLSFAQQRLWVLMQLEPDGASYNLPIALRLSGKLDVAALERSINELVRRHEVLRTTVSLSDGQPVQVVASASSISIPVIMLDHLARSEREAAVLRLATAEAQRPFELAYGPMLRVTLLRLDEEEQVLLLTMHHIVSDAWSSHILVHEMTELYLAQVQGRPASLPELPVQYADFAIWQRQWLSGTRLDRQLDYWKERLAGALEPLNLPMDRTRPPVQTSHGASLTLSLSPELSSSMAELSRREGATLFMTLLAGFYALLFRYTGRPDLVIGSPIANRTSSEIEGLIGFFVNTLALRADLSGDRTVRELLALVRQVCLDAYTHQDLPFEKLVEVLQPVRDVSHSPIFQVMFELQNAPTSQLDVPGLRIATVDAEPLTAKFDLTLTLCETESGLTASMEYNTDLFSADSVMRMLRHYELILHDMAARPDARIDRLRLLAEEEEQRLLVDWNAGSPLPLPAQSFSKLFEAQVLATPDRVAATWLSRRVTYHELNRRANRVAHALLIEGVGPETVVALLGDRDEDFLAMLLGIFKAGAIYLPLDAGHPDHRLVHILGESRARVLLTTETHRQRVTQLTEGLAEQARPILLPMGKIQSSIKDDFNPTTPWHSGEAAYVIYTSGSTGMPKGAMVEHRGMLNHLWGKVQTLELAAADVIAQTASQCFDISVWQFLAPLLCGGQVCIIPDEIAHDPSRLLSHVETEGVTVLETVPALLQGMLDIATDMNEYEPELKRLRMILPTGEALSGQLCRRWLTRYPTIPLINAYGPAECADDVALHRISRSPDEHVAYMPVGRPVPNIELYVLSPSLQPLPIGVAGELCVAGAGVGRGYLQNPAKTAEVFVPHPFAKEPGARLYRTGDLAHYLPNGVIQFLGRVDYQVKVRGYRIELGEIESQLLEHPEVQEVVVVVKEDARGDKRLIAYAAGGVSCDTLRAFLRERLPDYMVPSIIVVLKSLPRNANGKVDRRSLPDPADGGLQQTFVAPRTDMETKLAREWAEVLGLPQVGIHDNFFDLGGHSLTAVQLLSRIQRMIGHPIALLDLFQAPTVAGLAKRISGHAETSSPLVVLQPGREAAPLFCFDPTGTHVSAYQSLAYALGEDRPVYGLALSWIFSELWNVLSMDRIAARYTTIIRERQPDGPYHLLGWSNGGAIALAVGRLLERQGQSVAFLGILDTQPQAASEPTASVGDELNHYIQGDRREAFLALSDSERQGLKDQLAQLDEEDRVEHAIRWAQDHKLLSREESDASVASLKVAYALDRETERILHDATQNPLSAPIHVWWTSATLDKHGKAPMDWTLCTRGTVEIGTIHGEHTDAVHSIQVHQGISEILAMKQAYGAKKESYAVQP, encoded by the coding sequence ATGCAATCAAGCATTGATATACAAGGGTTTCGGCTTTCTCCTCAACAAAAAAGACTGTGGACGCTTCAGCAGACGTTCGGACCTGCTTGCGCGCAGGGGACGCTGGTCATCCAGGGGTTGTTGGACGTCGTCCGACTTGAGCGGGCAGTGAACGCGGTTGTGGCCAAGCATGAAGCGTTGCGAACCTTGTTCTGTAAAGAACCGGGAGTGAAGGTTCCGTTGCAGGTGATCGTCGAGGAGAGCAAACCTGCGTGGGAAGTCATCGAGCTGGAAAAGTCGAATGCGGCGGCACGGCGGGATGAAGTACTGGAAGACCACCGTCGTCGGACGATCGACTGGGAGCAAGGGCCGTTGGTCCGCTGTACCCTATGCCGTCTTTCGGATGACGAACATTGGCTCCTGATCAGCCTGCCTGCCATGTGCGCCGATGCTCGGACGCTTCGTAACTTGGCCGATGAGAGTGCGACGAGATACAGAGCCATCACGCAGCATGTGCCTGATGAAGAATCGGTGCAGTACGCACAATTCGCAGAATGGCAGAACGAGTTGCTCGCGGAGGAGGATACAGCCAAAGGGCAGCAGTTCTGGCAAGAGGTGTTGGCCGATCCGGCTTCGATTAGCTTGCCGTTCGAGAAAATGGGGGAAGGGCCGGGTGGCTGGACGACTAACACTGTCGTCTGGAACCTGAATCCAGAAGTTGTTGCGTCGTTACTGCTCCTGTCAAACCAGCGTGAGCTGTCGCTCGAGGCGCTTATATTGACAGCCTGGCAGACCGTGCTCTCGCGGATCGGCGGCCGACGAACCTATCTTATGGCTCTGTTCAATGACGGAAGAAAATACGAAGAGCTGGAGTCCGGTATGGGACTCTTCGCCAACTGGGTGCCGCTGCGGGGCCGGATCGATCCGAATGAATCATTTCAGAATCTGGCGGCTGAGGTGGCGTCCGAACAAGCGCTTGTACGAGAGTGGCAAGAGTACTTCACGTGGGAGAATCGGTTTGAAGCAACCGGTCTGGCGACGGCTGAATTAGTGGGATTTGAGTTCGAGACAGTGGAGCCGATCGCACAGACCGCAGACGTTGTCTTCTCATTTGAGCCGGCAGCCGTCCGGTTCGAACCGCTCAAGCTGATCTTGAGCTGTATGAGACGAAACCAGTCGATCCAGTTTCAACTACAGGCGGATCCGCGACTGGTTCATGAGACTGCACTTTCCATCTTGAGCGAGGCCTTGAACGCTGTGCTCACCGGCGCTGCAGCGCATCCGGAGACCGAGGTCGGACTGCTGCCTATGCTGAGCGAATCCCAGCGGTGCCGATTGCTACAGGCCGGGCATGGTCCCGTGCAACCGCTGTCGGCGCCGCAATCACTCGTGACCCTGTTCCAGCGTCAAGCCGAGGTTCGCTCTCAGGCGATTGCCGTCGTCTGCGGCGACCGTCGCCTGACCTACGCAGAGTTGAATGTCAAAGCCAATCAGATCGCGCAGGGTCTGAACCGGTTGGGAGTCGGACGAGGCGCGTTGGTGGGATTGTGCGTCGAGCGCTCGGTTGAAATGGTGGCGGGATTGTTAGGGGTACTCAAAGCCGGCGCCGCTTATGTGCCGCTCGATCCCGAGAACTCCTCGGCGCGCCTGACATTCGAGATTTCACAGGCAGGAATTGCCGTCATACTGACGCAGGAGAAATGGCGATCGCAACTGCCCGCCACCGGCACGCCTGCGCTCTGTCTGGATATCGACAATTGGACCTTCGCGGAGGAGCCGTCGGACAATCCGAATCGGCCGGCGCACCCGATGGAATTGGCCTATGTGATTTATACCTCCGGATCCACCGGGGTACCCAAAGGTGTGGCCGTCACCCATCTCGGAGTGTTGAACTACACGGATTTCATCTGCCGTGCCACACAGGCCGAGACGGATTTGCATTTTGCGACTGTCTCGACGCTCGGGGCCGATCTGGGCAATACCGTGGTGTTTGCATCGCTCGCATCCGGCGGCTGTCTGCACGTGATCAAATACGACACGGCTACGGACGGACGGAAGTTTGGGGACTATTGCGCGAAGCATCCGATCGACGTGCTGAAGATCGTGCCGACCCATTTTCAGACATTGCTCGCCACGTCAGAAGGTGCCGACGTGCTACCTCGTCGTCTGCTCGTCCTAGGCGGGGATGTCTTGTCTCATGCGCTTGCCGACCAGGTGACGGCGTTCGGCTGCTGCCGTTTGCTGAATCATTATGGACCGACGGAGACCACGATCGGGTGCCTGACCTTTCCGGTCGAGGCGCATCATGAACATGCCGGACTCTGCGCGACCGTGCCGATCGGTCGTCCGATCGACAATACAGAGGCCTACATTCTCGATGAGCGCCTCGATCCGGTGCCCGTCGGTGTGCCGGGAGAACTTTATCTGGGCGGGGCAGGGCTGTCGCGCGGTTATCTCGGACGGCCTGATCTGACGGCCCAACGATTTGTGCCTCATCCTCTTGCATCCGAACCAGGAAACCGCCTTTACAAGACCGGTGACCTGGCGCGTCTGCTGCCGGACGGCACGGTGGAATTTCTCGGGCGAACCGATTTCCAGATTAAGCTCCGCGGCTACCGTATCGAATTGGGCGAGATCGAGGCGCGTCTGACCGAACATCTCGGCATCGAACAAGCGGTCGTGACGGCGCGCGAGAACAGTGCCGGTGAAAAATATCTCGTTGCCTACATCGTGTCGCGTGATACCGCCGGTGAGCCGGCAGGATGGCGGGAGTTTTTGAAGGAGCGTCTGCCCGACTACATGATTCCCACCGCGCTGGTTTGTCTGCCGGCGCTGCCGCTGAACCAGAACGGAAAAATCGATCGCGCTCTTCTACCGGATCCGGAGGCGTATCTGGCGTCGAGCCGCCGCTATGTGGCGCCGCGCAATCCGAAGGAAGAGATGTTGGCGGGCATTTGGGCGACCATTTTAAAACGGGATCGGATCGGCATTCATGATAATTTCTTCGATCTCGGGGGACATTCGTTGCTGGCAACGCAAGTGATGGCACGGGTGCGCTCGGTCTTTCGCGTGGAACTACCTCTGCGGACCCTGTTCGAGGCGACGACGGTGGCCCAACTGGCGGAGGCCATAGAATTGGCTCGCCGTCTGGACGGAAACATGGAAGTGCCGGCGATCTCACGAGCGGAGCGTGACGGGCCGGTTCCACTGTCCTTCGCCCAACAGCGCCTGTGGGTATTGATGCAACTGGAACCGGACGGGGCTTCCTACAATCTTCCGATTGCGCTGCGGCTATCAGGGAAGCTCGATGTAGCGGCCTTGGAACGGAGCATCAACGAACTGGTCCGTCGGCATGAAGTGCTCCGGACGACAGTATCTTTGTCGGACGGACAACCGGTACAGGTCGTGGCGTCCGCATCGTCGATATCAATCCCCGTCATCATGCTCGATCATTTGGCTAGATCTGAACGGGAGGCGGCTGTCTTGCGGCTCGCGACGGCTGAAGCGCAACGTCCATTCGAGTTGGCATATGGTCCCATGCTGCGCGTCACGCTGCTCAGGTTAGATGAGGAGGAACAGGTCCTTTTGCTGACGATGCATCACATTGTATCCGATGCCTGGTCTTCGCATATTCTGGTGCACGAAATGACGGAGTTGTATCTCGCCCAAGTCCAAGGGAGACCCGCCTCGCTGCCGGAGCTGCCGGTTCAATACGCGGATTTCGCAATCTGGCAGAGACAATGGCTGTCGGGCACGCGTTTGGATCGCCAACTCGACTACTGGAAGGAGCGGCTGGCAGGTGCACTCGAGCCGCTGAACCTTCCGATGGATCGAACGCGACCTCCGGTTCAAACCTCACACGGCGCGTCGCTGACTCTCTCGTTGTCTCCCGAATTGTCTTCATCCATGGCCGAGCTCAGTAGGCGTGAAGGCGCGACGCTGTTCATGACCCTGTTGGCTGGCTTTTATGCGCTGTTATTCAGGTATACGGGCCGGCCAGACCTCGTCATCGGCTCTCCCATTGCCAATCGCACCAGCAGCGAGATCGAAGGGCTCATCGGCTTCTTCGTAAACACGCTTGCGCTGCGTGCCGACCTGTCGGGAGATCGAACGGTCCGCGAGCTTCTGGCGCTGGTTCGACAGGTGTGCCTCGACGCCTACACCCATCAGGATCTGCCGTTCGAGAAACTGGTCGAAGTGCTTCAGCCGGTGCGCGACGTCAGCCATTCACCGATCTTTCAGGTCATGTTCGAGTTGCAGAACGCGCCGACTTCTCAGTTGGACGTTCCCGGACTTCGCATCGCCACAGTGGACGCGGAGCCGCTGACGGCCAAATTCGATCTGACGCTGACGCTGTGCGAGACCGAGAGCGGACTGACGGCGTCGATGGAATACAACACCGATCTGTTTTCCGCCGACAGCGTCATGCGCATGCTCCGGCACTATGAACTGATCCTTCACGACATGGCGGCGCGACCTGATGCGAGGATCGACCGGTTGCGCCTGTTGGCCGAGGAGGAAGAACAACGCCTGCTGGTCGATTGGAATGCGGGATCGCCGTTGCCGCTGCCAGCCCAATCCTTCTCCAAGTTGTTCGAAGCGCAGGTGCTGGCGACGCCGGACCGCGTGGCAGCCACCTGGTTGAGTCGGCGCGTGACCTATCACGAGTTGAATCGTCGGGCCAACCGAGTCGCCCACGCATTGTTGATCGAAGGAGTGGGGCCTGAAACGGTCGTGGCGCTTTTGGGCGATAGAGACGAGGACTTTCTTGCGATGCTCCTGGGAATTTTCAAGGCGGGCGCTATCTATCTACCGCTCGACGCGGGGCATCCGGATCATCGGCTGGTACATATACTCGGCGAAAGCCGGGCACGCGTGCTGTTGACCACGGAGACCCATCGGCAGCGGGTGACGCAGCTGACGGAAGGGCTCGCGGAGCAAGCAAGGCCAATTCTATTGCCCATGGGGAAGATCCAGTCATCGATCAAGGACGATTTCAACCCTACTACGCCCTGGCATTCAGGGGAAGCCGCCTATGTGATCTATACGTCCGGCTCCACCGGAATGCCCAAGGGGGCAATGGTGGAACATCGCGGGATGCTCAATCATTTGTGGGGGAAAGTGCAGACACTTGAGTTGGCCGCCGCCGACGTGATCGCCCAGACCGCCTCTCAGTGCTTCGATATTTCCGTCTGGCAGTTTCTGGCGCCGCTGTTGTGCGGTGGGCAAGTCTGCATCATTCCAGACGAAATCGCCCATGATCCGTCACGGCTGCTGAGTCATGTAGAGACGGAGGGCGTGACGGTCCTCGAGACCGTACCCGCGCTGTTACAGGGCATGTTGGATATAGCGACCGACATGAACGAGTATGAGCCGGAACTCAAACGACTGCGGATGATTCTACCGACCGGAGAAGCGTTGTCCGGTCAACTATGCCGACGCTGGCTTACGCGTTATCCGACGATTCCACTGATTAATGCCTATGGGCCAGCGGAATGTGCGGACGACGTGGCTCTGCACCGGATCAGCCGGAGCCCGGATGAGCACGTCGCCTATATGCCGGTCGGCAGGCCGGTGCCCAATATCGAGCTCTACGTGCTGTCGCCGTCTCTCCAGCCTCTGCCGATTGGAGTGGCGGGAGAGTTGTGCGTGGCTGGAGCCGGTGTCGGGCGGGGATACCTGCAAAATCCGGCCAAGACGGCCGAGGTATTCGTACCCCATCCGTTCGCGAAGGAGCCTGGCGCTCGTCTGTATCGGACCGGCGACCTGGCACACTATCTGCCGAACGGTGTCATCCAGTTCCTCGGGCGGGTGGATTATCAGGTCAAGGTGCGGGGTTACAGGATCGAGCTCGGAGAAATCGAGTCACAGCTCCTCGAGCATCCGGAGGTGCAAGAGGTCGTCGTTGTGGTCAAAGAAGATGCGAGAGGCGACAAGCGGCTGATCGCCTACGCGGCGGGTGGCGTTTCCTGTGACACACTGCGCGCGTTTTTGCGCGAGCGTTTGCCTGACTATATGGTGCCGTCCATCATCGTCGTGCTGAAATCGTTACCTCGCAATGCTAACGGCAAGGTCGATCGCCGTTCATTGCCAGACCCGGCCGACGGCGGACTGCAGCAGACATTCGTGGCACCCCGCACGGACATGGAAACGAAATTGGCGCGCGAGTGGGCGGAAGTGCTTGGTCTGCCACAAGTGGGCATTCATGACAATTTTTTCGACCTCGGTGGCCACTCGTTGACGGCGGTGCAGCTCCTGTCGCGTATTCAGAGGATGATCGGTCATCCGATTGCCTTGCTCGACCTCTTTCAAGCGCCCACGGTGGCAGGCTTGGCGAAACGGATTTCCGGTCACGCCGAGACATCCTCTCCGCTCGTAGTGCTTCAACCCGGACGCGAGGCCGCACCGCTGTTTTGTTTCGACCCGACCGGAACGCACGTCTCGGCCTATCAATCGCTCGCCTACGCGTTGGGTGAAGACCGGCCCGTCTACGGACTGGCCTTGAGCTGGATCTTCTCGGAACTATGGAATGTGCTGTCGATGGACCGGATCGCCGCACGTTACACCACCATCATTCGCGAACGGCAGCCGGATGGACCCTATCACTTGCTCGGGTGGTCCAATGGGGGAGCTATAGCCTTAGCCGTGGGTCGTCTGCTTGAACGGCAGGGGCAGTCGGTCGCATTTCTGGGCATTCTGGATACACAACCTCAGGCGGCCTCAGAACCTACAGCTTCGGTCGGTGATGAATTGAACCATTATATCCAGGGCGATCGGAGAGAAGCCTTCCTTGCTTTATCCGACTCGGAACGGCAGGGTCTGAAAGACCAGTTGGCGCAGTTGGACGAAGAGGATCGAGTGGAACATGCGATCAGATGGGCTCAGGACCACAAATTGCTGTCGCGCGAAGAGTCCGATGCGTCAGTCGCCTCATTGAAAGTCGCCTATGCCTTGGACCGTGAGACGGAAAGAATCCTGCACGATGCGACACAGAATCCCCTGAGTGCGCCGATTCATGTCTGGTGGACAAGCGCGACACTCGATAAACATGGAAAAGCTCCGATGGATTGGACCTTGTGTACAAGGGGAACCGTGGAAATCGGAACCATTCATGGTGAGCACACGGATGCGGTGCACAGTATCCAGGTTCATCAAGGTATCAGCGAAATCCTGGCAATGAAGCAGGCCTATGGCGCGAAGAAGGAGTCGTATGCAGTACAACCCTGA